The genomic interval GCCGCGGTCGCCAGAATCGAGACGCCAGTCGCCATCAGCATCAGCGCGAGAATCGAAGCCAGAACCTGGCCCATCGCCTTCAGCCGCCGGCGCAGCAACCGCGCCACGTGCGGCACGGCCTCCAGGACGTCGCAATCCTCGGCGGCGATCACGATCTGCAGCAGCAGGTAGACGAAGTTCACCAGCGTGACGGCGAGAATAAGCCCGAGCGAGGCCAGCGTCACGGCCAGCGGGCCGGCGAGGGTCGCCGTAGCCGGCGGGCCGAACACCAGCACCATGTAGCTCCCCGCCAGCAGCGCATAGGCCACCGTCAGCCCGATCCCCAGCCGCAGGTAGCGCGAAAACAGCGAGCGCACGCCGGTCGTAAAGCGTTCCACGTTGGATTGACTCGCCTGCTTCAACGACGACAGGCGCAACGGCGGCTGCTCGATGGGGCCCGCCACCCGGTCTCCGGCCAGCAGCACGGTCACGCTGCCGGCCTTGACCGCGAACATCAGCACCGAACCGCCGCACAACACCAGGCCGAGCGCCGCCAGGAACGCGGCCAGCGCAAACGGCTGCGCCAGCAGCACGCCAACCATGGTCGAAATGATCCGGCTCGGTTCAAGGCGGAGGAGCTCGAACGGATTCCCGCCGACGACCAGCGCCACCAGCACGAGGCCGCCGACGATGGGCACGGCGAGCAGGGTCTTGAACAAGGTGTCGGCCAGGAACTGGACGAGGACCACTTGCCAGTTGGCGGCGGTCACGAGGGCACCGCGCTTCAGGGCGAACTTCAACGAACCGGCTGTGCTGGACAGATCCACATTCTACAATGGCCGTGCCGATGGCCTTCCCTTCCTTCATTGCCCGGAGCGCCCAAAAGCTGGCCCTGGGCGGGGCCGTGGCGGCTTTGGCGATCTGGGTGGCGGCCGAGGTGGTCGAGCGCACCCAGCTCGGGCCCGACCTGGCCACCTCGCGGGCGCGCCTGCAGGCCGAGGTGTCGGGCCAGTTCGCCGCGCTCGGCCGCCGGCTCGACGCCGCAGTCAGCGCCGTCACGCTTGACGCCGAAACGATGGGGATCGCGCAGCAAGGCGACGCCGTCGCGACCCGCCGAGTGTTCGACCAGGCCGCCGCCGGCGTGAAGGTCTCGGGAGACGGGGTCGCGATCACGATCTATGGCGCGCGCAACCAGCCGCTGGGGTGGGTCGGCCGCTCTGAAGATATCCCTGACGCCCGCCTCACCGGCTCGGCGTCGCAGTTTCTCGCGCAGAGCACGCAAGGCCTGCAGCTGGTCCACGTCCAGCCGGTCGTGGACCCCGCCGACCCGGCGCGCCACCTCGGCGCCATCGTCGCCGGGGCACCCCTGTCGCCCGAGGGTCGCGCACCCATGGCCGGCCAGGACTTCTTGCTCGAGACGAGCATTGTGCCCGTGTCGCTGCGCCTCCAGGTCGAGGGCGCGGCCGATGCCGGACCCGATGCGTTCATCATCCGCACCCCGGCCGGCGAACCCCTGGCGGCGGTGCAACTGTCGGACGCGGATCTGGTGGCGTCACGGCAGCGCATTCGCGATCGCCGGAATGCGGCCGAGATCGCGCTGGCGGCTGTGCTGTTGCTGCTGTTCAGCGGGGCCCTGCTCGACTGGCGGCGCTCGACGCGGTCGCTGCGGCTCGCGGCCGCCCTGACGCTGGCCGTGGCCTTGCTAATCATCGGGGCGCGCGCGCTGCTGTGGATCGCCACACGGCGCGTCGGGCTGGCCGAGCCGGCGCTGGTGCCGGCCTCGCTATGGTCGACGACCTCCGGCGTGCTGCTGGCGTCGCCAGTGGACTTTTTGCTCACGGGACTGGCGGCGTTGGGCCTGATGGCGCTGGCGACGTCGACCTTCGCCTTGTGGCGCGTGGCCCATCGGCCCGGCATTGGCGTGGTTGTCGTCGATCGGCCGGTGCTCGCGTGGTTCTTTCTCGCGGTGCAGGTGATGGCCGGCGCCGCGGTGACCGCGCTGGTGGTGTCCTATGCGGCGTTCTTGCGGACGCACGTCTCGCAGGTGACGGTCGATATCCTGCGCTTCGCCATCGAGCCGCGCGACTGGGCCCGTCTGCTGGTGGTCGTCGGCCTGCTTGCCTTGAACGCCGCGGTCATTGGTACCGCCGTGCTGGTCCTGCGGGCCGCCTCGTCGCCGTGGGTGTTTGCGACCTCGCCCCGGGCATGGCGGTGGCGCGGAGGCGTGGCGTGGCTGGTGCCCGCCGCGATCCTGGCGTGGCCCGGGCTGACCGACACCTATGCCCCGCTCGCGCCGACGCTGCTGGCGATCCTGTTCACCGCCGCGGCGGCGCTGACCCTCCACCAGTTGGCGCCGGCGCTGCCGCGAGGGTCTCGCGCGCGCCGTCTGTTGGTCGCGCTGCTGGCGCTGGTGCTGCCCTCAGTGGTGCTGTATCCGTCCCTCGTCGACGCCGCCGAACGCGCGCGCCGTCAGCTCGTGGCCGAGCGCTACGCGCCGGAGGTGCTCAACCAACGCTCCGATCTGCGACTTAAGCTGTCGCAGGCGCTGGCTGAGATCGATCGCATCGAGGCGCTGGATGCGTTCGTCGAAGTGAGCGACGCGCCGCCAGTGGGGCCGCCCCCCACCGGTGCGGCGTTCCACGTGTGGTCGCAGACCAGCCTCGCCAGCCAGCGGCTGACGTCGAGCGTGGAGTTGCACAACCGCGACGGCGCCATGGTGAGCCGGTTCGCGCTGAACCTGCCAGATAACGCGCAGGGCCAGCCGTGGAACGAGACCTCGTGTGAATGGGAGATGCTCGAGGAGGTCTCGCCGTTTTTCTCCGAGGAGCGCCGGCTGCTGCATGCCGGCCGGGCGATCTGTGCCGCCGACGGCACGGGCCGTCGCGTGGTGGCCGGCTCGGTGGTGGTCCACTCGATGTTGGACTACTCGAACCTGTCGTTCATCACCGCGCAAAACCCCTACGCCGCGCTGATGCGATCGGGCCAGCCGGCCCCGGAACCGCGGCCGCGGGCCGAGGTCGAGATGTACGTCTACGGCTGGAGCCGGCGCGTGATGTACAGCTCGGTGGAGGCGCCGCCGCCGCTGACCGAGGATGTGTTTCGACGGGCCTACGAGTCCAGGGAGCCGTTCTGGACCACCATCACGCGCGGCTCCGCGCCGCTCGAGGTGTACGTGATGAGCGATCGCGCGGCCATCTACGTGCTGGGCACCGCCGACCCCACCGCCTTTGGCCACGTCGTCACCATCGCCGAACTGGTCGCGCTGGCGTTCGCCGTGTTCGTGCTGGTGCTGCTCGGTGCGGCGCTGGCGAACTTTCTGCTGTCGCGGGCGCCGGCGACCGGCCGGGCCCTGCTGGCCGAGGTGCGCGCCAGTTTCTACCAGAAGCTGTTCCTGGCGTTTGTGCTGTCGGCCGTGATCCCCGTGTTGGCGCTGGCCCTCGTGTCGCGCGCCTACATGGCGCAGCTGATGTTCGCCGACATTGAGAGCGAGGCCACCCGGCTGGCCAACGTCGCCAGCCGCGTGGTCGAGGACGTCGGCGTGCAGATCGGCCAGTCGGCCGTCGACGACAACATCATCGTGTGGCTGAGCCGCGTGATCGCGCAGGACGTCAACATCTTCGAAGGCGCCGAACTGCTGGCGTCGAGCGAGCGCGACCTGTTTGCCTCGGGCCTGCTGCCGACGCGCACGCCGGATGAAGTGTTTCGCGCCATCCTGCTCGATGGCCAGCCGTCGTTCGTCGGCCGCGAGATGGCCGGCGGCCTCGAGTACCTGACGGCCGCCACGCCGGTCAGGATTCCGGGCGGACGGCAGGCGGTCCTGACGGTGCCCCTTACCTCGCGGCAGCAGGAAACGCAGGCGCAGATCGAGGAGCTCGATCGCCGCGTGTTGCTCGCCGCGGTGTTGTTCATCATGCTGGGCGCCGGCATCGGTTACTACATGGCGGAACGCATTGCCGATCCGGTCAACCGGCTGATGCGCGCGACGCGGCGCATCGCCAGGGGCGATCTCGACGCGCGGGTGCTGGCGACATCGGCTGACGAACTGCGGCGGCTGGTGGAAGCGTTCAACCAGATGGCCGCCGATCTGCAGCGCCAGCGGCAGGAACTGGAACGGACCAACCGGCTGGCGGCGTGGGCCGACATGGCGCGGCAGGTGGCGCACGACATCAAGAACCCGCTGACGCCAATCCAGTTGAATGCCGAGCACCTGCGACGAGTCCACCTGGACCAGGGCAAGCCCCTGGGCAGCGTGATCGACGACTGCGTCGGCAACATCCTGGGCCAGGTCCGGTTGCTGCGGCAGCTCTCGTCCGAGTTCTCGAGCTTTGCGTCGGCGCCAGAGCCGAACCCGGTGGCGACCAACCTCTCTGAGTTGGTGGCCGAGATTATCGATCCGTACCGCTCAGGCCTGGCGGGACGCGTGACCATTGAGACGCACGTGCCGGCGCAACTGCCGCCGCTGCGCGTGGACCGCATGCTGGTGGGCCGCGCCCTGACCAACGTGATCGAGAACGCGCTGCACGCCATGCCCGGTGGCGGCGAACTGACGATTGCCGCCGCCCTCGCGCCAGACCGGATGGCGCAGCTGCGCATCACCGACACCGGCATCGGGATGGACGCCGACGCGCTGGCGCGGATCTTCGAACCGTATTTCTCGACGAAGGCAATCGGGACGGGCCTCGGCCTGACGATTGCCAAGCGCAACACCGAGGCGAACGGCGGGACGATCCGCGTGGACTCAGAACGCGGCCGCGGCACCAGCGTCACGCTCACGCTGCCGCTCGCCTGACGGACGTGGCGTGCTACAAGCCTAATGTCGAGAACTCGCGTGAGCCTCGAAATACCGTGGCGATTTCCACGGCACTCGGGCCACGCCGATAGACGATGCGGAAGCTGCCAGAGACGACTTCGCGAAGATCTGGCGACTGTCGTTCGGGCACGATACGTCCAGAATCTGGAAACTGTCGAAGGCGCTCAACGGCGGTGACTAGACGACGGACAGTCAGATCCGCCCAGGCTGGCGAGTCGGCCTCAATGAAGGTGCGAATCTCTTCGAGGTCGGCGACCGACCGCGGAGACCAGATGATATCGGTCACAGGCCAAGACGGCGCTTGACCTCTTCGTGGGGAATACCTTCGCCCCGGTCGAGTTGCCCCAGTCCCTCCTCGATTTTCGCAAGAAACACGAGGCGTTCGATCGCGTCATCAACTGAGGCATCCTCGGGCAGTTCACGAATCGCCTCGATCATCCGCTCGCGCGTTATGCGGTGTGCCATCAGGCCGATTCTACTCCTGTTAGCCCTTAGGGACAGCCTCGACCAGCAGCCCAACGGCGCGGCGCGTGGCCGGGCCGGCGGCTGGTCCGCCTTTGTAGTGGCCCAGCCGCACGATCGCCAATTGGTGCGATGGAATGATCAGCACCTGCTGGCCGCCCACGCCGGACATGAAATACATGTCCCTGGGCGCGGGCCAGGCACCGTCACCGTTCACCCAGAACAGCCCACCGTACTGCGGGCGATTGTCCGCGACCCACGCCGGCGCAAGCGTGCCGACGAACCTCGCATACCCTTCGGGGAGGATCCGCTCGCCATTCCAGACGCCATCCTGCAGGTAGAGGTTTGCGATCCGCGCCCAGTCGCGTCCTGACGCGGACTCGTACCCGTGCGTGAGGAAGTTGCCGTACGGATCCGTGTCGAGGACGAAGGTCCGAATCCCCAGTTTGTCGAAGAGTGCGCGCTGTGGCCACGAGTGATAATCCTCGCCGCGCTGTTCAACCGCCATTCGCACCAGATAGTTGGTCAAGACCGGGTCGGTATTGCGGTAGCGGCCCACGGTTGCGGGCGGCCACTGCTGCGGCCGCGTCGCGGCGTACTTGAACGAATCAATCGAGCCAGTGTAGTAGTAGAGGTGATCAGGGTACGGGCCGCTTGCGTCGTAGTCCGGGTCCTGTGGCGCGAGGATGCGCAGGCCGCTCGACATATTCAGGATGTCGCGGATGCGGATCTTCTGCCGCGGATCGCCGGCCGCTTGCCACTCGGGAATCGGCGCCGGCTGGTCGAGCGTGTAGACGCCCTGCTTGATGAGGATCCCCATCAGGGTGCCGCTCAGGCTTTTGCCCATCGACCAGCTCTCGAGCGCGGTCGTCGGCGTGATGTTCTCGCCATAACGCTCGGCGATGATCCGACCCTGGTAGGTGACGACGAAGGCACCGGTCATGGCCGCCGGGTCGAATGCAGCCGCGACTGCCTCTTGCACTTTGGCCATGTCCACGCCCACGGGCGCCGGACCGGCCGGCACCAGGTCGCCCATGGGCCACGGCGTAGTCTTCGGGTCGGACCCCTTCGGGGTGACGATGGATGGCGTGAAGAAGACGTCGGTCTTCCCAATCGGCAGTGTCACGCACCCCTGGCTGGCGACGTGCTTCGCCACCCGAACCGTCCCGTTCGGCATCGTCACCTCGACGGTCTGCGCCTGGCGATCGATCTTCGGTGTTCCGAGCGTGGCGCGCACTTCATAGGGCGCCGTGAAGTAGCCGACGTTCTCCGCGGCAAAGGCCGGGTCGAGCCCGGTGACAAAGACCGCAGTGCACATGATCTTTGCGTAGCCCGATGCGTCGTGCGCGACCCTCTCGCCAGGTGGCGGCACGTATGTGGTGGGCAATTCGAGAGATTTGCCGCGGGCGAGCACCGCCCGCCTGGCGGCCTCCCGGTCCTGAGCCCCGAGCCCGACGGCGACGAGTCCGAAGACGAGAACACTGGCGGCGAGTGCTGACCTGGTCATGCCGCAGGACTATACCCCGAAGCCAATCGGCCACGAGGGCGTACTAGGGATGGCTCCGATTTTCGCCTGTGACGCGGGCCGCGTGGCTCTGCGGCGCTTCGGGTTGCGCCGGCTCGGCACTTCGGCCCTTGAGTTTGCTCATCAACGTCCCGACGAAGCCCGAAGCGAAGTACGAGTACGCGATGACGATCAGCACTTGGTGCGGATAGGTGATCAGCAGACCGATGAAGGCCGCAAACACCAGGAGCAGGCGGTAGCCGCCGGGCATGCCCAAGTCAAAGGTCTTGAAGCTCTGGAATTTGATGGTGCTGATCATCAGCAGCGCCGGCACCGTCAGCATCACCATGCCCAGCCACGCCCATGGCTTGGCCGCCAGGCCCTCTGGGAAATAGAAGATGGTGGCCGCCACCAGGCCGGCCGCGGCCGGGCTCGGCAAGCCAATGAAGTAGCGCTTGTCGGTGTTGGTCTGGATGTTGAACCGTGCGAGTCGCAGCGCCGCCGCGGTCAGGTAGACGAAGCCCACGGCCCAGCCCAGGCGGCCGAGGGGCACCAGGCCCCACTGAAACGCCAACACCGCCGGCGCCATGCCGAACGAGATCAAGTCAGCGAGCGAGTCGAGCTGAACGCCGAAGTCGCTGGTGGTGCCGGTCATGCGGGCAATGCGGCCGTCGAGCATGTCGAGGACCACGGCCACGCCGATGAACGGCGCGGCGGTCGCAAACTCTCCGCGCATGGCGTGCACGACGCACGCCCAGCCGCAGAACAGGTTGGCGAGGGTGAACAGGCTGGGCAGCAGCGACACGCCGCGGCGCAACGCGCGTCGATCGTGGCCGCCGCGATTGAAGGCGTGCAGCTTCAGGGGGGATCCGTGCCGCGATTCCACTTTACGACTCCAGCGTTGCGATCGTTGTCTCACCGGCGACGACCTTCTCGCCCACTTTCACGCGAATCGTCGCCGAAAGCGGCAGAAACAAATCCATGCGTGAACCGAACTTCATGACGCCGTAGCGTTGACCGGCCGCGACGCGGTCGCCCACCTGCAAGCGGCAGACAATGCGCCGCGCCAGCACCCCGACAATTTGCCGCGCGACGATTGGACCGCCCGGACGATCGAACCAGACCTCGGTCCATTCGTTCAACTGCCCGGCTTCCTTGCGAAAGGCCGGCAGGAACTGGCCGGGATGGTATTCCACGCGCGTCACGATCCCGGCCACCGGGGTCCGGTTGACGTGCACGTCGAGCGGCGACAGGAACATGCTGACCACCTGCCACTCGCCCTGCGGCGCCCCGGGCCAGACGCGCTCGCCTGCCGCCATGATCCGGGCATCGGCCGGCGAGACCACCAGGTTATCGGCCGTGGGGACGTTACGGTTGGGGTCGCGGAAGAAAAAGACGAAAAAGGCGGCAAGGATGAGAAAGGGCACTGACCACGAACGCCCGAACCACAGGCCTGCGAGGAGCGCCACCAGCAAGGCCGCGCCAATGAAGGGCAGGCCGGCCCGATCGATAAACATCCTCTTGATAATAAGACGCCGGGCGGGTTTTCCCGAAACTATCGGAACGCCGCCCGGCGTCGAGGGTCTTAGACCGACAGCGGGTGCGCGGTCGTGCCGTGTTGCCGCAGGATGGCTTCCATGCGGTCTTTAAGATGAAGTTTGCGTTTTTTGAGACTGATCTCTTCGACTTGCTCTTGGTCCGACAGGTAGACCTTGCTTTCGAGTTCGTGCAGGCGATCGTCGAGTGTGTGGTGCGTGAAGGCCAACTCGCGATATTCCGGGTTGGTCTCGAGGAGCCGATGTTTCAAGTCCTCAGCCATCTTCTCCGCCTCCCTTCCGGGGTCGGTGCGGGAACGCTGCCGCCCCTATGAACTGGACTCTACCACCACGGAAATACGATTAAAAGGGCACCAGGTGTCTTTCTTTATCTCGCGACGTGGCCAACCAGCACCAGGGCATCCTCTACCGGCTTGGTGTAATAGTCTCGCCGCACCCCAACCTCGACAAAGCCGGCCTTGGCATACAGCCGCAGCGCCGGGGTATTCGACCGGCGGACCTCCAGGGTGGCGCGTTCGACACCCATCCCTGCCGCCTCAGCCATGACCGCGGTCAGCAACCGCGTGGCCAGCCCCTGGCCGCGGCTATCGGGCCTGACCGCCAGGTTGTTGATGTGAATTTGATCGGCCACCCGCCAAAAGGCGCAGAACGCGGCCACCGGACACGCCTCCGTGCGCAACAGGTAGATGTGGCACACCTCGGGGCGCTTCAACTCTTCCTCGTACCAGTCGCGCGTGGTCGGGTTGTTGAACGAGGCGTCCTCGATGGCGAGCACCTCGTCCAGGTCGGCGGCGGTCGCCAGCCGCTCGACGATCATGGTTGCTCCCGCCGCTCGCGCTCGATTTCGACATCCGGACGGCGCACGTAGATGGGCGTGAGCTGGTGTGGCAATCCCGCCTCGCCGCGCGCGGCGCGCATGCCGGCCAGGCGCGCCAGTGCCGGCGCCAGTGGCGGTGGCGTGCGCGTGGTCCACTGCCCCGCCCCGGCCGCGGCAATCAGCGCGGCATCGCGCGAGGTGGCGTCGCCAATGAAGACCGCGGCGCGGCCCTCGAGGTGCACCCGCCATGCCAGCAGCACGGCCGCGGGGTCACCGGCGAGCGGTGACTCGAGCGTGCGCCCGGTGGTGGGGTCGAGCAGCATGGCGAAGACCTCGCCGCGTTGCGCATCCATCCACGGCGCCACCAGGTCCGCGCCCTCCACCTCCGCGGCCAGTGCGTCCAGGGCTGAAATGCCGATGACGGCCCGGTTGAGCGTCATGGCCAGGCCCTGCATCACGGCGAGGCCAATGCGCAGGCCGGTAAAGGCGCCGGGGCCGGTGGCGACCGCCAGCAGGCCGATGTCGCCGCGCTGCAGGCCGGCCTGATCCAGCGCGGCCTCGATCTCGCCGGGCAGGCGCTCGCTGTGCGAACGGGTGGCATCGCCCGGCACGAGCGCCAGAAGCTCCGCGTCGCGGGTCACAGCCACGCTGCCGCCGCGCGTGCTGGTATCCAGGGCGAGAATGAACATCGGGTCCCATGGAGTGTAGCTCGGTCGCCCAGAAGGGCCGTTGCGAAGCCACGGCCTCAAAGTGCTGGCTGAGCAAGTTGACCGGCCGATCAAACCAAGTTGAGACGCTCCATTGAGGCTGCTGCCATCGTATACTCGACCACACGCCTTTTTCGAACCGCGACCGTGTCCCAACCACCATCTCACGTATCCGCGGTGCCGCCTACCGGTGCGCAGCTGACGCCGGCCATGCGGCAGTACTTCGATGCCAAGCGCCAGTACCGGCATGCCCTGGTGTTCTTCCGCATGGGCGATTTCTACGAGATGTTCTACGAGGACGCCCTGGTCGCCTCGCGGGCGCTCGACTTGACGCTGACGTCGCGGTCGAAAGACTCCGCTGGCACGCCCGTGCCCATGTGCGGCCTGCCGTACCATGCCGCCGACGGTTACATCGCGCGGCTGGTGAAGAAGGGCTACAGCGTCGCGATCTGCGAGCAGATTGAGGACCCGAAGAAGGCCAAGGGCGTGGTCAAGCGCGATGTCGTGCGCGTGGTCTCACCTGGCACGCTCACTGATTCGGCCTACCTCGAGGCGCGCGAGCCCGCCTTCCTGATGTCGATCGTCGCCATAAAGACTGCTGCCGGGCATCCGGCGGAGTACGGCGTGGCGCTGGTTGACCTGTCGACCGGCGAGTTCGACGTCGCCGAGTACTCCGGTCCGGATGGCCTCGCCTCGTTACGCGCCGAAGTCGCGGTGCTGCGGCCTCGCGAGATCGTCGTCTCCTCGGGCGCCGATGCGCGGGCGTTGCTGCCAGAGATTGACCAGCAGGCGGTGCCGGTCACCGAGATCGACGGCTGGCATTTCGAGCTGGAATCGGCGCGGCAGACGCTGATCGAGCAACTGCGCGTCGGTGGTCTCGAGGGCTTCGGCCTCGAACGCCGGCAGGCGGCGGTGTGTGCCGGCGGCGCGCTGGTCCGTTATCTGCGCGACACCCAGAAGGCCGACCTGGCCCACGTGCGTTCCGTGCGGTTGCGCCAGGCGGTTGACGGACTGTTGATCGATCCGACCACCTTGAAGCATCTGGAAGTGGTCGAATCCATGGAAGGCGGCCGCGCCGGCTCGCTGCTGGACGAGATCGATCGCACCGTCACGCCGATGGGCGGCCGGCTGTTGCGCGGCTGGCTGCTGCGGCCGCTCACGGCGCTCGAACCGATCCGCGACCGGCTCGACGCGGTCGAGGAGCTGGCCGTCAGAACCACCGAGCGCGGCAAGCTGCGCGAAACGCTCAAATCCATTCTCGACATGGAGCGGCTGGTCTCGCGGATCGCGCTGTCAACCGCCAGCCCGCGCGACCTGGTCGCGCTCGGCCGCTCCCTGGCGGCGGTCCCCCGTCTCGCGTTGATGCTGACGGAATGCCGTGCGCCGCTCGTGCGGAGCCTCGTCGGCGAGCTCGACGACTTGAGCGATGTGCGCCAGTGGGTCGAGGCCGCGATCATGGACGAACCGCCGGCGCTCGCTCGCGAAGGCGGCTTCGTGCGCGACGGGTTCGACCCGGTCGTCGACGAGTTACGCACCATCAGCCGTTCCGGCAAGCAGGTGATTGCCGAAATGGAAGAGGGCGAGCGCACCCGCACCGGCATCAGTTCGCTCAAGGTCCGCTTCAACCGTGTGTTCGGGTACTACATTGAAATCACCAAGTCGAACCTGGGTTCGGTACCGGCCGACTACATCCGCAAGCAGACCATTGCCGGCGGCGAACGTTACATCACGCCGGCGCTGAAAGAGTACGAAGAGAAGATCCTCGGCGCCGACGAGCGGATCGTGACGCGCGAGCTGGAGATCTTCGAGACGCTGCGGCAGCGCGTGGCAGCCGAAGCGCCGCGCGTGCTCGACACCGCCCGCGCGGTGGCCGGCCTCGACGTGCTGTCGGCGCTGGCCGAAACGGCCACCGTCTGCAACTACACCAAGCCCCACGTCCACGATGGCGACGAGATGGTGGCAGTTGACGTGCGGCATCCGGTGGTCGAACGGCTGGCCGCCGGCGCCTTTGTGCCGAACGACATCACGTTGAACGGCACGACGCATCAACTCGTGATCCTGACCGGCCCGAACATGGGCGGCAAGTCCACCTACCTGCGGCAGGTCGCCCTGCTCTGCCTGATGGCGCAGACCGGTTCATTCGTTCCGGCGCGCGAGGCCAAGCTGGCGTTAATCGACCGCCTGTACGCCCGGGTCGGCGCCTCAGACAACATTGCCCGGGGCCAGTCCACGTTCATGGTGGAAATGCAGGAGACGTCGCACATCCTGAGCGGCGCCACGTCGAAGAGCCTCGTGGTGCTCGACGAGATTGGCCGCGGCACCGCGACTTTCGACGGCCTCAGCATCGCCTGGGCGGTGGCCGAGTTCATGGCGACCAACGAGCGCGCGCGGCCCAAGACCCTGTTTGCAACCCACTACCACGAGCTCACCGACCTGGCCGACGCCATGCCTGGGGTCGTGAACGCGCACGTCACGGCGCGCGAGTGGAAAGACGACATCATCTTCCTGCACAAGATCCTGCCGGGACGCTCGGATCGCAGTTACGGCATCCAGGTCGCGCGACTGGCCGGCCTGCCGGCCACGGTGATTGCGCGTGCCCGCGACATCCTGGCCTCGCTCGAACACGACGAACTGGCGCGCGGCGGCAAGCCGTCGCTGAGCGGCGTGCCGGTCGTGCCCCAGCAGCAACTCGGGCTGTTCCAGGCAACCTCGCCGGCCGACGAGAAGCTGCGCGAACGGCTCCGCGAGGTCGACATCAATCGCACGACGCCGATCGATGCGCTCCAAATTCTGCAAGACCTGAAGAAGTCCCTCGACGACTAGCCGGTGATGAATGCCTTGCACGGAAGCACGGAAGCACGGAACCACGAAGCTCTCTCGGTCATGAGAGGCCGAAGTCTCGTGGTTCGGTGTTTCCGTGTTGCCATGTGGAGCATTGGCAGCATCACACTCGCCGCGCTGCTGTCAGCCTGCACGCCGGCGCCGCCGGCCAACCGCATCGTCACGCTCGCCGTGCTCAGCTCGCCGAACAGCCTCGATCCGCGCGTGGGCTCTGACGAAACCTCGCAGCGCGCTCACCAGCTGCTGTACGACAATCTGCTCGCACTCGATGAGCAGCTCAAGGTCACGGGCGGCCTGGCGTCGAGCTGGCAGCAGGTCGATCCCCTTACCTACGACGTGGTCCTGCGGCAGGGCGTGCTGTTTCACGACGGCCACGAACTAACGGCCGAGGACGTGGTCTACACCTTCAGCTCGTTCATCGATCCCGCGTTCATCTCGCCCCGCAGGGGCGCCTATCGGGTGCTCGACAAGGTGACGGCGCTCGATCGCTACACGGCCCGTTTCTCGTTGAAGGAGCCGTTTGGGTCGTTTCCCATCCAACTAGTAATGCCGGTTGTGCCGAAGGACGCGGGCCCGGGACTGCGGGACCGCCCGGTCGGCACTGGGCCGTACCAGTTCGTCAGCTTTGCCGTTGACGACAACCTGGAGCTCGCCGCCTTCCCGCAGTACTTCCGCGGCGCGCCGGCCAACGACGGCGTGGTGCTGAAGGTCGTGCCCGACGAGATCATGCGGGCGCTCGAACTGCGCAAGGGCACGGTGGACCTGGTGGTGAACGACCTGTCGCCGGATGTGGTCCACCAGCTGGCGACCGACCCGGGCATGTCGGTGGCTGAGTCCCCCGGCACCGATTACGCCTACGTCGGCTTCAACATGCGCGATCCCGTCTTGAGCGATCGCCGGGTTCGACACGCCATTGGCTATGCGATCGATCGCCAGGCCATCGTCGATCACTTGCGCCGCGGACTGGCGACCCCGGCCATCGGCATCCTGCCGCCGGTGTCGTGGGCGTTCGAGCCGAACGTGTTCCAGTTCACGCACGATGTCGCGAAGGCGAAGGTGCTGCTGGACGAGGCCGGCTATCCTGACCCCGACGGCGACGGCCCGGCGCCGCGCCTGCGGTTGACGCTCAAGGTCTCGACCAACGAGTTCATCCGGCTGCAGGCCGCGGTGATCCAGCAGGACCTGAAG from Acidobacteriota bacterium carries:
- a CDS encoding ABC transporter substrate-binding protein, yielding MWSIGSITLAALLSACTPAPPANRIVTLAVLSSPNSLDPRVGSDETSQRAHQLLYDNLLALDEQLKVTGGLASSWQQVDPLTYDVVLRQGVLFHDGHELTAEDVVYTFSSFIDPAFISPRRGAYRVLDKVTALDRYTARFSLKEPFGSFPIQLVMPVVPKDAGPGLRDRPVGTGPYQFVSFAVDDNLELAAFPQYFRGAPANDGVVLKVVPDEIMRALELRKGTVDLVVNDLSPDVVHQLATDPGMSVAESPGTDYAYVGFNMRDPVLSDRRVRHAIGYAIDRQAIVDHLRRGLATPAIGILPPVSWAFEPNVFQFTHDVAKAKVLLDEAGYPDPDGDGPAPRLRLTLKVSTNEFIRLQAAVIQQDLKQAGIDLDVRSYEFATLYADVLKGNFQMFTLQWVGVSDPDMLRRVFHSKQMPPSGFNRGYYENADVDRLIDEAAAATTDDERRRLFGAAQRLVAEDAPYISLWNKTNVAVSRTGIEGVKLTPSADFTFLRKVTKR